The Trichoplusia ni isolate ovarian cell line Hi5 chromosome 20, tn1, whole genome shotgun sequence genome includes the window GAATTGTTGCCATATAGTTTTTTACAAAGCAAAACGTGACTATATTGTAGTagtaagaatttaataatttatggctttgaatatatatgtatgtttaataaaaatacactattccttgctttaaatatttattaatttaacgaGAATCATCAAATCTACGCTAGAAGAACATAAAAAGATTGCGAATCGTAACGTAAAACGATGGTATTTTCTTATGTAGTCTGTCTGTGAGTGAAGAGTTTCAAAGTCAACGGTGTCAAagattatcaaaataaacatttatgtataGTTTATCATAGTAGTGCTTTGAacagatttaaataatgttttacattaaGCTACATGTGAAAATACTTAATTCTTCATGATACAACAGATACCTACTGTACTACATAATGGTCTAAGGAACAGTTCCAAAACCTCCAAGAATGAGTTTACAAGGTATCAAATTAGTTACTTTCGACGTAACGAATACTCTTCTGAATTTTAGGATGCCTCCCTGGCATTATTATATAACGATAGCCAAGTCGTACCCGGGCTTCAAGGGAGCTACCGATGACATCAAAGCCAAGTTTAagcataactttaaaaatatgtggaTAGAACATCCTAACTTTGGAAAAAACACTATTCAGTGGGTAAACTGGTGGCGCGAAGTTGTAGCGTTGACTTTAAAAGATCATCTACCCGCCAATACCAACATCAAAGGCCTGGCTGATAAAGTAATTGAGGAATTCAGAACAGACAAATGCTGGGAAGTCTCCCAAGGCAGCGACAGGCTGATCAGTCATTTGAGAACTCTTGACTTATCAATCGGAGTCATATCAAACTTTGATCCTCGTTTGAATGAGATTCTACAAAAAGTTGGGTTACtcgataaatttgattttatattggCATCATATGAATTTGGGCATTGCAAGCCTGACAAGCGGATTTTTGTGAAAGCCATAGACCTGTGTAAGAAGCCAGTTAAGCCATCAGAATCATTGCATATTGGTGATGATGTACAGAAGGACTATGAAGGCGCCAGAGCGGCGGGCTGGCATGCCCTGctaataaacaaacaactgGAATCTgagaaaaaactaaatcaatctCATATCTTCAAAGATTTAAACGACTTGATTGTGAATATAgaacagaataaattaaaattatgatctGTTTGTTGCTGCTTATCTGCATCACATACAAgtgttttgatataatattgGGAATTTGCAACATTGTGAATAAAAAGATGTTTAAACCTGCTTGGTCACTATATAACACTGGCAGAATGTACTGaccataacaataaaaaaaaaacatgagtagCCAGCAACAgaaccattttgttttcatactttagatgttattttatgtaatacccAGGGGCAATGAAATCATCCatggttttataatatgttagcatagattttttgttgaatagtaTGTAATGTGTATAGTTATTTATGGAATAAAATGAATCTGAATAtgttatttgtttcattaatacTATTCAAACCTGTGAACAATTGTATCCTGATATGAAAACCCTCACGGGTCATCAATAGACAACCTGAGGCCATTAATGAGTTATGAATACATatgtttacagttttttttataataattatattcagtgTCTAGCTACTGTAAAAAATCTTTAGTATGTCGCACAGAAGAGAGGTAACATTAACATAAGAATACCCGGATAGCCTTTCCACTGCCTTCCTCAGCTTGAGCcagctacatttttttataggtcCTTCAGATTAGTAGGTGCAACTTGGAGGAGGAGGAGATATAAGAACACACTATAT containing:
- the LOC113503717 gene encoding rhythmically expressed gene 2 protein-like, which produces MSLQGIKLVTFDVTNTLLNFRMPPWHYYITIAKSYPGFKGATDDIKAKFKHNFKNMWIEHPNFGKNTIQWVNWWREVVALTLKDHLPANTNIKGLADKVIEEFRTDKCWEVSQGSDRLISHLRTLDLSIGVISNFDPRLNEILQKVGLLDKFDFILASYEFGHCKPDKRIFVKAIDLCKKPVKPSESLHIGDDVQKDYEGARAAGWHALLINKQLESEKKLNQSHIFKDLNDLIVNIEQNKLKL